Proteins from a single region of Paenibacillus sp. BIHB 4019:
- a CDS encoding metalloregulator ArsR/SmtB family transcription factor encodes MRVPEANEMKLTTVLHALSDPVRLKIVLCLARTGEKNCSSFEVEHLSKSTLSHHVKILREGGIIQPRIEGKQHYYSIRRDNLDLCFPGLLDSILATDEQYI; translated from the coding sequence ATGAGAGTACCAGAAGCCAATGAAATGAAGCTCACAACGGTGCTTCACGCGCTGAGCGACCCTGTGCGGCTTAAAATTGTTTTATGTTTGGCCCGAACAGGAGAGAAAAACTGTTCTTCTTTCGAGGTAGAGCATCTGTCCAAATCGACGTTGTCGCATCATGTCAAAATACTGCGCGAAGGAGGAATCATTCAGCCGCGAATTGAAGGCAAGCAGCATTATTATTCGATTCGCCGGGACAATCTGGACTTATGTTTTCCAGGGCTGCTGGATTCCATTCTGGCAACGGACGAGCAGTATATTTGA
- a CDS encoding winged helix DNA-binding domain-containing protein: MNINRIAGLRLQNQGIASAESNWSPKQVVGQLGAVQAQDYMQAMWAIGLRSPGATLSKVEQSIKDREMVLTWTQRGTIHFVPTEDVLWRLSLAAPRLLQQSRRRREQLELDDATLTRSESLIRNRLQGGAQVSRGELLEQLEQAGIRTDSQRGYHILWHSAYKGLICFGPISGKQQTFVLLDEWVPDARQLTREHALAKLALRYFTAHGPATVHDFAWWTGMTLGDAREGLGAIKGQLDSERMDGNDYWMVKQANGAWTKQGEKRHLKAEEQQGKASGVYLLPGFDEYILGYKERSAVLRPDIAPRIVPGNNGVFLPMIVINGQVVGTWKRTVKKNGVDVVIHPFEPLDEFKEGIEQRAEAYAKFMELPLGKLVFEQVVK; this comes from the coding sequence ATGAATATAAACAGGATAGCAGGGCTTCGCCTGCAAAATCAAGGGATCGCATCAGCTGAAAGCAATTGGTCGCCTAAACAGGTAGTAGGGCAGCTCGGTGCAGTGCAGGCTCAGGATTATATGCAGGCCATGTGGGCGATTGGCCTGCGCTCGCCTGGGGCGACATTGTCCAAGGTGGAGCAGAGCATTAAGGACCGCGAGATGGTGCTGACCTGGACGCAGCGCGGAACGATTCATTTTGTGCCAACAGAGGATGTATTATGGCGGTTGTCCCTTGCTGCTCCACGCTTGCTTCAGCAGTCAAGACGGCGGAGGGAGCAGCTGGAGTTAGATGATGCAACGCTTACGCGCAGCGAAAGCTTGATTCGCAATAGACTGCAAGGGGGAGCGCAGGTTTCGCGCGGAGAACTGCTAGAACAACTGGAGCAGGCTGGCATACGCACGGACAGCCAGCGGGGTTATCATATTTTATGGCACAGCGCCTATAAAGGGCTGATTTGCTTTGGGCCGATAAGCGGCAAGCAGCAAACGTTCGTTTTGCTTGATGAATGGGTGCCAGATGCGCGACAATTGACGCGTGAACATGCGCTTGCCAAGCTCGCTTTGCGATATTTTACCGCGCATGGTCCTGCTACTGTTCATGATTTTGCCTGGTGGACAGGGATGACGCTTGGCGATGCAAGGGAAGGACTGGGAGCCATAAAGGGCCAGCTGGATAGTGAGCGGATGGACGGGAATGACTATTGGATGGTTAAGCAGGCTAATGGTGCTTGGACGAAGCAGGGGGAAAAGAGGCATTTGAAGGCTGAGGAGCAACAGGGCAAAGCTTCTGGCGTTTATTTGCTGCCGGGCTTTGATGAATATATTTTAGGTTACAAGGAACGAAGCGCCGTGTTGAGACCCGACATTGCTCCACGAATCGTTCCTGGCAATAATGGTGTTTTTCTGCCGATGATTGTGATAAATGGACAAGTCGTAGGCACTTGGAAACGTACCGTTAAGAAGAACGGAGTCGATGTCGTCATTCATCCCTTTGAGCCTCTTGATGAATTTAAGGAGGGCATTGAACAGCGTGCAGAAGCTTATGCGAAATTCATGGAGCTGCCGCTGGGGAAGCTGGTGTTTGAACAGGTGGTTAAGTAA
- a CDS encoding M15 family metallopeptidase — MRIKKTGQALTVLLLLFAFGCSGAQQTVSPVASQSPASNTNTDAAGEAGDTAVQETSGTVDDLLVVANPTAAVVLVNKQYSLPEGYEPQDLVYPDVAFTFTEKIDKRMLRKEAADALEQLFAGASGDGIQLAGVSGYRSYDRQKTLFDNYVKKDGEEAARMYSAFPGTSEHQTGLAIDVTGADGKCAAEDCFAGTPEAGWLADHAWEYGYIIRYPEGKDSLTGYKYEPWHIRYVGKELAKELNEREITLDEYYNAVPVSEKR, encoded by the coding sequence ATGAGGATAAAAAAAACAGGACAGGCTTTGACGGTTCTGCTGCTGTTGTTTGCCTTTGGCTGCTCTGGTGCGCAGCAAACAGTATCGCCCGTAGCTAGCCAATCGCCAGCAAGCAATACGAATACCGATGCTGCTGGGGAAGCGGGTGATACCGCCGTGCAAGAAACGTCAGGTACGGTTGACGATTTGCTTGTCGTAGCGAACCCTACGGCAGCCGTCGTGCTCGTAAATAAGCAATACAGCTTGCCAGAAGGCTACGAGCCGCAGGATTTGGTATATCCCGACGTAGCATTCACCTTCACTGAGAAAATCGACAAGCGCATGCTGCGCAAGGAAGCGGCTGACGCTTTGGAGCAATTATTCGCCGGAGCATCTGGTGATGGCATTCAGCTCGCTGGCGTTTCCGGCTACCGTTCTTATGATCGCCAGAAAACACTGTTCGACAATTATGTGAAAAAAGATGGCGAAGAGGCCGCTCGCATGTACAGCGCTTTTCCAGGCACGAGCGAGCATCAGACCGGCCTTGCAATTGATGTTACGGGAGCGGATGGCAAATGTGCGGCAGAGGATTGTTTTGCAGGTACGCCTGAAGCAGGCTGGCTCGCTGATCATGCCTGGGAATATGGCTATATTATTCGTTATCCCGAAGGGAAAGACAGCTTGACCGGCTACAAATATGAGCCTTGGCACATTCGCTACGTCGGCAAGGAGCTGGCTAAAGAGCTGAACGAGCGCGAAATTACGCTCGATGAATATTACAATGCGGTTCCGGTATCCGAGAAACGCTAA